The Populus trichocarpa isolate Nisqually-1 chromosome 11, P.trichocarpa_v4.1, whole genome shotgun sequence genome has a segment encoding these proteins:
- the LOC7470954 gene encoding protein METABOLIC NETWORK MODULATOR 1 isoform X3 — MSEVNQGNNPDASAIIPLKRKRGRPRKYPKLEVDHNGNAYVPRDQNPNHGENARTTPGFGGVNGNRPHQVDPVNDAIDSMIGQSVHGIIEATFDAGYLLNVRVGDTETTLRGVVFKPGHYVPVMPENDIAPGVPMIRRNEIPLPRESNTKVHSRNPGPRDINGTAHAARAANPAGSKGKQVLSVVPQTPAISRGNLVPVVLQPVNLSNGAPSASATSQTPHPVTSKGKQIRDAAHSSNGSTPTNEVMQFQSQNNHQVMHSGLQNPSPFNQTQAGGLHESEANPTKTTGVPFEKLLTDVIKRVPAPLQSTDTNSSSAVNLPVKDSGIVAEKDVSDTDQALSVEPLQVLQPNVGCHPAVASRPSEEYKTGKMTQLLQKVLQESMADNPGACTEGPAAGLD, encoded by the exons ATGAGTGAAGTAAACCAAGGGAATAATCCTGATGCTTCAGCAATCATCCCTCTGAAACGCAAGCGTGGTCGTCCACGCAAGTACCCTAAACTGGAGGTTGATCATAATGGGAATGCCTATGTTCCAAGGGATCAAAATCCAAACCATGGGGAGAATGCTCGTACTACTCCTGGATTTGGAGGGGTCAATGGTAATCGGCCACATCAAGTAGATCCAGTTAATGATGCAATTGATTCCATGATAGGCCAGTCAGTGCATGGTATTATAGAGGCGACATTTGATGCTGGATATTTGCTTAATGTCAGGGTTGGTGATACCGAAACAACTTTGAGGGGTGTTGTTTTTAAGCCTGGACATTACGTCCCTGTTATGCCAGAAAATGATATCGCCCCAGGTGTCCCAATGATCAGAAGGAATGAGATTCCCCTTCCGAGAGAAAGCAATACTAAGGTCCACAGCCGTAATCCTGGGCCTAGAGACATAAATGGAACTGCTCATGCTGCCCGAGCTGCTAATCCAGCTGGATCAAAAGGTAAGCAGGTGCTTTCAGTGGTACCCCAAACCCCTGCAATATCAAGAGGCAATTTAGTTCCTGTTGTACTTCAGCCAGTCAATCTATCAAATGGTGCACCTAGTGCCAGTGCCACAAGCCAAACTCCCCATCCGGTGACTTCTAAAGGCAAGCAGATTCGAGATGCTGCTCATTCATCAAATGGATCAACACCAACAAATGAAGTCATGCAATTTCAATCTCAAAATAACCACCAGGTGATGCATTCAGGATTGCAAAATCCAAGTCCTTTTAATCAAACTCAAGCTGGGGGACTACATGAATCAGAAGCCAACCCAACGAAAACAACTGGTGTGCCTTTTGAGAAACTGTTAACTGATGTAATCAAGAGGGTTCCTGCTCCATTACAGTCAACAGATACTAATAGCAGCTCAGCTGTTAACTTGCCTGTGAAAGATTCTGGTATTGTGGCAGAAAAGGATGTCAGTGACACAGATCAGGCCCTGTCTGTTGAACCACTGCAAGTTTTACAGCCTAATGTTGGCTGTCATCCTGCGGTTGCATCTAGACCTTCCGAGGAATACAAGACTGGCAAAATGACTCAGCTCTTGCAG AAGGTTTTGCAGGAAAGCATGGCAGACAATCCAGGGGCCTGTACTGAGGGGCCGGCTGCAGGTTTAGATTGA
- the LOC7470954 gene encoding protein METABOLIC NETWORK MODULATOR 1 isoform X4, whose protein sequence is MSEVNQGNNPDASAIIPLKRKRGRPRKYPKLEVDHNGNAYVPRDQNPNHGENARTTPGFGGVNGNRPHQVDPVNDAIDSMIGQSVHGIIEATFDAGYLLNVRVGDTETTLRGVVFKPGHYVPVMPENDIAPGVPMIRRNEIPLPRESNTKVHSRNPGPRDINGTAHAARAANPAGSKGKQVLSVVPQTPAISRGNLVPVVLQPVNLSNGAPSASATSQTPHPVTSKGKQIRDAAHSSNGSTPTNEVMQFQSQNNHQVMHSGLQNPSPFNQTQAGGLHESEANPTKTTGVPFEKLLTDVIKRVPAPLQSTDTNSSSAVNLPVKDSGIVAEKDVSDTDQALSVEPLQVLQPNVGCHPAVASRPSEEYKTGKMTQLLQVLQESMADNPGACTEGPAAGLD, encoded by the exons ATGAGTGAAGTAAACCAAGGGAATAATCCTGATGCTTCAGCAATCATCCCTCTGAAACGCAAGCGTGGTCGTCCACGCAAGTACCCTAAACTGGAGGTTGATCATAATGGGAATGCCTATGTTCCAAGGGATCAAAATCCAAACCATGGGGAGAATGCTCGTACTACTCCTGGATTTGGAGGGGTCAATGGTAATCGGCCACATCAAGTAGATCCAGTTAATGATGCAATTGATTCCATGATAGGCCAGTCAGTGCATGGTATTATAGAGGCGACATTTGATGCTGGATATTTGCTTAATGTCAGGGTTGGTGATACCGAAACAACTTTGAGGGGTGTTGTTTTTAAGCCTGGACATTACGTCCCTGTTATGCCAGAAAATGATATCGCCCCAGGTGTCCCAATGATCAGAAGGAATGAGATTCCCCTTCCGAGAGAAAGCAATACTAAGGTCCACAGCCGTAATCCTGGGCCTAGAGACATAAATGGAACTGCTCATGCTGCCCGAGCTGCTAATCCAGCTGGATCAAAAGGTAAGCAGGTGCTTTCAGTGGTACCCCAAACCCCTGCAATATCAAGAGGCAATTTAGTTCCTGTTGTACTTCAGCCAGTCAATCTATCAAATGGTGCACCTAGTGCCAGTGCCACAAGCCAAACTCCCCATCCGGTGACTTCTAAAGGCAAGCAGATTCGAGATGCTGCTCATTCATCAAATGGATCAACACCAACAAATGAAGTCATGCAATTTCAATCTCAAAATAACCACCAGGTGATGCATTCAGGATTGCAAAATCCAAGTCCTTTTAATCAAACTCAAGCTGGGGGACTACATGAATCAGAAGCCAACCCAACGAAAACAACTGGTGTGCCTTTTGAGAAACTGTTAACTGATGTAATCAAGAGGGTTCCTGCTCCATTACAGTCAACAGATACTAATAGCAGCTCAGCTGTTAACTTGCCTGTGAAAGATTCTGGTATTGTGGCAGAAAAGGATGTCAGTGACACAGATCAGGCCCTGTCTGTTGAACCACTGCAAGTTTTACAGCCTAATGTTGGCTGTCATCCTGCGGTTGCATCTAGACCTTCCGAGGAATACAAGACTGGCAAAATGACTCAGCTCTTGCAG GTTTTGCAGGAAAGCATGGCAGACAATCCAGGGGCCTGTACTGAGGGGCCGGCTGCAGGTTTAGATTGA
- the LOC7470954 gene encoding protein METABOLIC NETWORK MODULATOR 1 isoform X2, with product MFLFLFLHVGIFAYHSWKALKGRKTIKDHSGKEIIQNMSEVNQGNNPDASAIIPLKRKRGRPRKYPKLEVDHNGNAYVPRDQNPNHGENARTTPGFGGVNGNRPHQVDPVNDAIDSMIGQSVHGIIEATFDAGYLLNVRVGDTETTLRGVVFKPGHYVPVMPENDIAPGVPMIRRNEIPLPRESNTKVHSRNPGPRDINGTAHAARAANPAGSKGKQVLSVVPQTPAISRGNLVPVVLQPVNLSNGAPSASATSQTPHPVTSKGKQIRDAAHSSNGSTPTNEVMQFQSQNNHQVMHSGLQNPSPFNQTQAGGLHESEANPTKTTGVPFEKLLTDVIKRVPAPLQSTDTNSSSAVNLPVKDSGIVAEKDVSDTDQALSVEPLQVLQPNVGCHPAVASRPSEEYKTGKMTQLLQVLQESMADNPGACTEGPAAGLD from the exons atgtttttgttcttgtttttgcaCGTTGGTATATTTGCCTACCATTCTTGGAAGGCCTTAAAAG GGaggaaaacaataaaagatCATTCAGGGAAGGAAATTATACAGAACATGAGTGAAGTAAACCAAGGGAATAATCCTGATGCTTCAGCAATCATCCCTCTGAAACGCAAGCGTGGTCGTCCACGCAAGTACCCTAAACTGGAGGTTGATCATAATGGGAATGCCTATGTTCCAAGGGATCAAAATCCAAACCATGGGGAGAATGCTCGTACTACTCCTGGATTTGGAGGGGTCAATGGTAATCGGCCACATCAAGTAGATCCAGTTAATGATGCAATTGATTCCATGATAGGCCAGTCAGTGCATGGTATTATAGAGGCGACATTTGATGCTGGATATTTGCTTAATGTCAGGGTTGGTGATACCGAAACAACTTTGAGGGGTGTTGTTTTTAAGCCTGGACATTACGTCCCTGTTATGCCAGAAAATGATATCGCCCCAGGTGTCCCAATGATCAGAAGGAATGAGATTCCCCTTCCGAGAGAAAGCAATACTAAGGTCCACAGCCGTAATCCTGGGCCTAGAGACATAAATGGAACTGCTCATGCTGCCCGAGCTGCTAATCCAGCTGGATCAAAAGGTAAGCAGGTGCTTTCAGTGGTACCCCAAACCCCTGCAATATCAAGAGGCAATTTAGTTCCTGTTGTACTTCAGCCAGTCAATCTATCAAATGGTGCACCTAGTGCCAGTGCCACAAGCCAAACTCCCCATCCGGTGACTTCTAAAGGCAAGCAGATTCGAGATGCTGCTCATTCATCAAATGGATCAACACCAACAAATGAAGTCATGCAATTTCAATCTCAAAATAACCACCAGGTGATGCATTCAGGATTGCAAAATCCAAGTCCTTTTAATCAAACTCAAGCTGGGGGACTACATGAATCAGAAGCCAACCCAACGAAAACAACTGGTGTGCCTTTTGAGAAACTGTTAACTGATGTAATCAAGAGGGTTCCTGCTCCATTACAGTCAACAGATACTAATAGCAGCTCAGCTGTTAACTTGCCTGTGAAAGATTCTGGTATTGTGGCAGAAAAGGATGTCAGTGACACAGATCAGGCCCTGTCTGTTGAACCACTGCAAGTTTTACAGCCTAATGTTGGCTGTCATCCTGCGGTTGCATCTAGACCTTCCGAGGAATACAAGACTGGCAAAATGACTCAGCTCTTGCAG GTTTTGCAGGAAAGCATGGCAGACAATCCAGGGGCCTGTACTGAGGGGCCGGCTGCAGGTTTAGATTGA
- the LOC7470954 gene encoding protein METABOLIC NETWORK MODULATOR 1 isoform X1, whose translation MFLFLFLHVGIFAYHSWKALKGRKTIKDHSGKEIIQNMSEVNQGNNPDASAIIPLKRKRGRPRKYPKLEVDHNGNAYVPRDQNPNHGENARTTPGFGGVNGNRPHQVDPVNDAIDSMIGQSVHGIIEATFDAGYLLNVRVGDTETTLRGVVFKPGHYVPVMPENDIAPGVPMIRRNEIPLPRESNTKVHSRNPGPRDINGTAHAARAANPAGSKGKQVLSVVPQTPAISRGNLVPVVLQPVNLSNGAPSASATSQTPHPVTSKGKQIRDAAHSSNGSTPTNEVMQFQSQNNHQVMHSGLQNPSPFNQTQAGGLHESEANPTKTTGVPFEKLLTDVIKRVPAPLQSTDTNSSSAVNLPVKDSGIVAEKDVSDTDQALSVEPLQVLQPNVGCHPAVASRPSEEYKTGKMTQLLQKVLQESMADNPGACTEGPAAGLD comes from the exons atgtttttgttcttgtttttgcaCGTTGGTATATTTGCCTACCATTCTTGGAAGGCCTTAAAAG GGaggaaaacaataaaagatCATTCAGGGAAGGAAATTATACAGAACATGAGTGAAGTAAACCAAGGGAATAATCCTGATGCTTCAGCAATCATCCCTCTGAAACGCAAGCGTGGTCGTCCACGCAAGTACCCTAAACTGGAGGTTGATCATAATGGGAATGCCTATGTTCCAAGGGATCAAAATCCAAACCATGGGGAGAATGCTCGTACTACTCCTGGATTTGGAGGGGTCAATGGTAATCGGCCACATCAAGTAGATCCAGTTAATGATGCAATTGATTCCATGATAGGCCAGTCAGTGCATGGTATTATAGAGGCGACATTTGATGCTGGATATTTGCTTAATGTCAGGGTTGGTGATACCGAAACAACTTTGAGGGGTGTTGTTTTTAAGCCTGGACATTACGTCCCTGTTATGCCAGAAAATGATATCGCCCCAGGTGTCCCAATGATCAGAAGGAATGAGATTCCCCTTCCGAGAGAAAGCAATACTAAGGTCCACAGCCGTAATCCTGGGCCTAGAGACATAAATGGAACTGCTCATGCTGCCCGAGCTGCTAATCCAGCTGGATCAAAAGGTAAGCAGGTGCTTTCAGTGGTACCCCAAACCCCTGCAATATCAAGAGGCAATTTAGTTCCTGTTGTACTTCAGCCAGTCAATCTATCAAATGGTGCACCTAGTGCCAGTGCCACAAGCCAAACTCCCCATCCGGTGACTTCTAAAGGCAAGCAGATTCGAGATGCTGCTCATTCATCAAATGGATCAACACCAACAAATGAAGTCATGCAATTTCAATCTCAAAATAACCACCAGGTGATGCATTCAGGATTGCAAAATCCAAGTCCTTTTAATCAAACTCAAGCTGGGGGACTACATGAATCAGAAGCCAACCCAACGAAAACAACTGGTGTGCCTTTTGAGAAACTGTTAACTGATGTAATCAAGAGGGTTCCTGCTCCATTACAGTCAACAGATACTAATAGCAGCTCAGCTGTTAACTTGCCTGTGAAAGATTCTGGTATTGTGGCAGAAAAGGATGTCAGTGACACAGATCAGGCCCTGTCTGTTGAACCACTGCAAGTTTTACAGCCTAATGTTGGCTGTCATCCTGCGGTTGCATCTAGACCTTCCGAGGAATACAAGACTGGCAAAATGACTCAGCTCTTGCAG AAGGTTTTGCAGGAAAGCATGGCAGACAATCCAGGGGCCTGTACTGAGGGGCCGGCTGCAGGTTTAGATTGA
- the LOC7454438 gene encoding 1-acyl-sn-glycerol-3-phosphate acyltransferase, translated as MDNTGGGSFMRNRRLESFLDTNSTPNGKQTPKILVREEVVKSPKSDVYVEDDGWISALISCVRIVVCFLSMMVTTFIWSLILLLLLPWPYERIRQGNIYGHVTGRMLMWILGNPIRIEGPEFSNERAIYVCNHASPIDIFLMMWLTPTGTVGIAKKEIIWYPLFGQLYVLANHLRIDRSNPTAAIQSMKEVAHAVVKNNLSLIIFPEGTRSKNGRLLPFKKGFVHLALQTRLPIVPMVFTGTHHAWRKGGLHVRPAPITVKYLRPIKTDDWTDDKVNDYVRLLHDIYVENLPEAQRPLH; from the exons ATGGACAATACTGGAGGTGGTTCTTTCATGAGGAATAGGAGATTGGAGAGCTTCCTGGATACAAATTCCACTCCAAATGGGAAACAAACCCCAAAGATTTTGGTGAGGGAAGAAGTGGTAAAAAGTCCCAAGAGTGATGTTTATGTTGAAGATGATGGGTGGATTTCTGCATTGATATCTTGTGTAAGGATTGTGGTTTGTTTTTTGTCAATGATGGTCACAACATTCATTTGGTCCTTGATATTGCTCTTGCTCTTACCATGGCCTTATGAGAGGATCAGGCAGGGAAATATTTATGGGCATGTTACTGGTAGAATGCTG ATGTGGATCTTAGGGAATCCTATCAGGATTGAAGGCCCTGAATTTTCAAATGAGAGGGCCATTTATGTCTGCAATCATGCTTCTCCTATAGACATTTTCCTTATGATGTGGTTGACTCCCACGGGCACTGTTGGCATTGCAAAGAAAGAG ATCATATGGTACCCTTTATTTGGACAACTTTATGTATTGGCAAACCATCTTCGAATAGATCGCTCCAATCCTACTGCAGCTATTCAATCCATGAAGGAG GTAGCTCATGCAGTAGTGAAAAACAACCTGTCACTCATCATTTTTCCTGAGGGGACTAGATCAAAAAATGGACGATTACTACCCTTTAAAAAG GGTTTTGTTCATTTAGCATTGCAAACGCGCCTCCCAATAGTTCCAATGGTCTTTACAGGCACCCATCATGCATGGAGGAAAGGCGGCTTACATGTTCGGCCAGCGCCTATAACAGTCAAGTATCTCCGGCCAATAAAAACTGATGATTGGACAGATGACAAGGTTAATGACTACGTCAGACTGCTCCATGACATATATGTTGAAAACCTTCCAGAGGCGCAAAGGCCTCTTCATTAG